Proteins co-encoded in one Pseudomonas beijingensis genomic window:
- a CDS encoding TauD/TfdA family dioxygenase — MTSIEHLNGRSELFSMAPTDASAQSLPVLVQGTSGQSIHDLDASIRDSLAQVLTTVGGVLFRGFTVATPIDFKRFAASFGAPLASYEFGSTPRSKVFAGVYSSTEYPAHQFIPLHNEQAYTRPWPSRIWFHCIKASETGGETPIADSRLIYQRMPAEIRELFASRELLYVRNYSGALDLPWEKVFNTQDRAEVERYCQDNDIEWEWKADGDLRTRQRCAAVQQHPETGEWVWFNQAHLFHVSAIEPSVRASLLAAVGEENLPRHVYFGDGSPIADDMLDTVREVYRETAISFPWQPGDILMLDNRLVAHGRNPFTGDRKVIVAMA, encoded by the coding sequence ATGACCTCAATCGAACACCTGAACGGGCGTTCCGAGCTTTTTTCAATGGCGCCCACGGATGCAAGCGCCCAATCGCTACCCGTGCTGGTGCAGGGGACGTCGGGACAGTCGATCCACGACCTGGACGCTTCGATTCGCGACAGCCTGGCCCAGGTCCTGACTACGGTGGGCGGTGTGTTGTTCCGTGGCTTCACCGTCGCCACCCCCATCGACTTCAAGCGCTTCGCCGCCAGCTTCGGCGCGCCGCTGGCCAGCTACGAATTCGGCTCCACGCCGCGCAGCAAAGTCTTCGCCGGGGTCTATAGCTCCACCGAGTACCCGGCCCATCAATTCATTCCGCTGCACAACGAACAGGCCTACACCCGCCCCTGGCCTTCGCGCATCTGGTTCCACTGCATCAAGGCCAGCGAAACCGGCGGCGAGACCCCGATTGCCGACAGCCGCCTGATCTACCAGCGCATGCCTGCCGAGATCCGCGAGCTGTTTGCCAGCCGCGAGCTGCTTTATGTACGCAACTACAGCGGCGCCCTGGACCTGCCCTGGGAAAAAGTCTTCAACACTCAGGACCGTGCCGAGGTCGAACGCTACTGCCAGGACAACGACATCGAGTGGGAATGGAAAGCCGATGGCGACCTGCGCACCCGCCAGCGTTGCGCCGCCGTGCAGCAGCATCCCGAAACCGGTGAGTGGGTCTGGTTCAACCAGGCGCACCTGTTCCATGTCTCGGCCATCGAACCCAGCGTACGCGCCAGCCTGCTGGCGGCGGTGGGCGAAGAGAACCTGCCGCGCCATGTCTATTTCGGCGACGGCTCGCCGATTGCCGACGACATGCTCGACACCGTGCGCGAGGTCTACCGCGAGACGGCCATCAGTTTTCCCTGGCAGCCCGGCGATATCCTGATGCTCGACAACCGACTGGTGGCACACGGTCGCAATCCTTTCACCGGTGACCGCAAAGTCATCGTGGCCATGGCGTGA